A part of Tigriopus californicus strain San Diego chromosome 10, Tcal_SD_v2.1, whole genome shotgun sequence genomic DNA contains:
- the LOC131888563 gene encoding FMRFamide receptor-like: MDTHTTMDILASSNRSWTSTAGRDLTTSNNSSNLTTILAAIQTISYFELVVHGFLISLLGFFGLIGNLFSFYVFSRPSMRNSINCFFMGLTIIDMFVITSAILMFSLPIMQAYLDLNYGATLFDIYQIITPFVYPIGMIAQSASVYLTVFITLERYLVVCQPLKSRTICTYRRALKCVIVIVVCSTLYNTSRFFEYEYIAVDNETAFLQSTALRQNDLYISIYINWLYMIFMYIIPFTVLIVVNSKIILEMRAARKTRSRMNATQCNEESASIMLLVIVCIFMICNAPAMVLNIMETLEFPAPKLAQISNALVVFNSSFAFVIYTTFCKKFRRILKALGTCRQNTVINLPLDALRATGAHSMVPGGGITSGDIQSIKFRRNVRSGATLNIKCECGNLDLVVIARAPPSKSPSPATFISSAQSSTRRAFFQHMSTEEIQV, encoded by the coding sequence ATGGACACCCACACGACCATGGACATCTTGGCGAGCTCCAATCGGTCATGGACCTCAACGGCAGGCAGGGATTTAACAACATCGAACAACTCGTCGAATCTCACGACAATCCTAGCGGccattcaaaccatttcgTATTTTGAGTTAGTGGTGCATGGCTTCCTCATCTCATTATTGGGCTTCTTCGGATTGATTGGCAATCTGTTCTCATTCTACGTCTTTAGTCGTCCTTCAATGCGCAATAGCATCAACTGCTTCTTCATGGGGCTCACCATAATCGACATGTTCGTTATCACATCAGCCATCCTCATGTTCAGTTTGCCCATTATGCAAGCCTATTTGGATCTGAATTACGGCGCCACTTTATTCGACATTTACCAGATCATTACCCCGTTCGTGTATCCAATAGGAATGATTGCCCAATCGGCTTCGGTGTATTTAACGGTCTTTATTACATTGGAGCGCTATTTAGTGGTATGCCAGCCTTTGAAGTCTCGAACCATTTGCACCTATCGGCGAGCCTTGAAATGTGTGATCGTCATCGTGGTCTGCTCCACTTTGTACAACACGTCTCGCTTCTTCGAGTACGAATACATCGCCGTGGACAATGAGACGGCTTTTCTTCAAAGCACCGCCTTGCGACAAAACGATCTCTACATTTCGATCTACATCAATTGGTTGTATATGATCTTCATGTACATCATTCCCTTCACCGTGCTCATTGTGGTCAActccaaaatcattttggaaatgCGAGCTGCCCGCAAGACTCGATCCCGCATGAATGCCACCCAATGCAATGAGGAGAGTGCGAGCATCATGCTCCTGGTCATCGTTTGCATCTTCATGATCTGTAACGCCCCCGCTATGGTCTTGAATATCATGGAGACGTTGGAGTTTCCCGCGCCCAAATTGGCCCAAATCTCGAATGCCTTGGTGGTCTTCAACTCGTCGTTCGCCTTTGTCATCTACACAACGTTTTGCAAGAAGTTCCGCCGAATTCTGAAAGCCTTGGGGACATGCCGACAAAACACGGTGATCAATCTTCCTTTGGATGCTCTTCGCGCGACGGGCGCTCACTCCATGGTTCCTGGCGGCGGGATCACATCGGGGGATATCCAATCAATAAAGTTCAGGCGAAATGTCCGTTCCGGAGCCACTTTGAACATCAAATGTGAATGTGGGAACTTGGATCTGGTTGTGATTGCTCGGGCTCCGCCTTCCAAGAGTCCATCTCCCGCTACGTTTATTTCATCCGCTCAAAGCTCAACGCGAAGGGCATTCTTTCAACACATGTCCACGGAAGAGATTCAAGTTTAG